The Metarhizium brunneum chromosome 3, complete sequence DNA window ACCATCCAGTGCCGCGCGTCCGCAACGTGAGACCAAGGCTCTCGGACATAGGACCAGGTGAAACGGCCAGCCTCGAACATCTTGACGTGGCTCAGCTGGAGGAAATTGACCTTCTTATCTGCAGCGCAACGGTTTTGGGGTTCTGCCTTGGGACCAAAACATTCCGTTAGTGGCAACCCTTCTCTGTGATGTCGATTCACTAATGGGTAGGTATAGTTGAGTTTGCGGTTGCCCACATCTCTGACATTTCTTGGAGTCCGTCGTCCTATGAAGATGTCAAGATGCCAGAGCAGCAAAAGAAACCTATCTGGGCTCTTGCAGAGACCTTTTTGAGTCGTGACAAAACCAGCGCCTTTAAAGACCTCATACAAGGGAAAGGGCGAGGCATCAATTTCTTGCTTTAGTTCGTGAACCCCGGAATTGCTCATAGATGCATAACTGATACTTCAAAACAGCGGGCCTCCTGGTGTCGGAAAGACTTTGACGGCCGAAACAATCGCAGAGTCCTACAAGAGACCCCTTTACACGGTACCGGCAGGGCAAATCGGCGTGGACCCAGTGGGTGTGGAGAGGGTCTTAACGACAATCTTCAAGATTGCAAGCCGCTGGAAGGCCATCCTGCTTCTGGATGAGGCGGATGTGTTTTTGGCTCAGCGCTCTGACAGCCCACATGCCAACGCTCTCGTCTCTGTGTTCTTGCGTGAACTGGAGCAGTATGATGGCATTCTTTTCCTTACAACCAACCGAGTGCAGTCGTTCGACGAAGCGATGATCAGCAGAATTCACCTTGCCTTGCATTATGAGCCACTGGGAAAAGATGCACGTAAGGCGGTATGGCAGTATTTCTTGGAACAGGCAATAACCAAGAGCGGGACACCGGATTGCCAAAAGCTGATTGACAGTTTGGCGGACGTGGATTTGAATGGCCGCGAGGTTCGTTTATACTCGCCTCGTTCTCGAACGCATTCTCACCGTCGAGCAGATCCGAAATACTGTTTTCGTAGCGAGGTCCATGGCTGAGTATGAGAACACGATTGTGTGCGAGAGTCATCTCAGAGAATCCATTGTTGCAAGGAAGCAGTTCCAGCGCGATTTCCGTGGAGCGGGCGCAATTGACAGCCTGAGCTCATACCTCTAATCTGTTCGTTTGTCAACTGTTTTGGGGGACGGAAGTATGACAAGTTCTGCCTAATTGCGGATGGAAATTACGGCTGAAGGTACTGTAGTTAGCATCCACTCATTTAATTAAACATGATTTTCTCTCGCCTGCACGGTCCGAGTGTCCCTAGCGGCATAGTCAACTGTACGTAAACTAAAGACAGTGTGACCATTCGTAATACAGTAAAAAAGCCATTCAAATTAGGGCAAACCTGGCAGGCGCTTGCTCTTTTTGGAAGCCTTCCCTAATCAGACGCCCCACTAATATCAACCAATGGGGCAAGTTGGTTTTGGTCGTGTTGACACTACCGATGCTGGGTATGAAGGTCCTACACTGCTAACACATTTCATTCTTCTTTCTGCAGTATTAATAGAATGCATCACCCTTTCTGACGAACGGTATTAATAGTACTGCACTGATGCATCACCCGACGTGACCTTTTTCGCCTTATCTCGGTTATGACCGTCTGCCGTCGCTTTTAGATTGTCCAGCAGTACTAGCGAAGTGGTCTGACCACCGTAACCAGGCACAGCAGTCGGTCCGACGAAACAAGACTAATTGATCGTTGCTTTACTTCCCAATTAAATCTCGCTGACGCCCGGCCTGGACTTGTACACCACTATTTGTGGAAGATATGTTGGTCAGGTTGCCACCGGAAATTTTAAATCTCATAATTGAAAATGTTTGCCAGGTGCTCCTATTTTGTTAGCCTAGCTGCATGTGCTGACTCTGATCGTGGCAGTTATGGAGAGCAGATCTGAAAGCACTCTCCCGAACTTCGAGATACATGCACGAGCTTGTTGCCAGCAAGCTTTGGCAATCTGTGGCAATCAAGCCGCGGAGCGAATATGACCTTCATCGCATTTCAGTTGCGGCCTTTCCGCAATCTTGTCTGCAACTTGCCAAAGAGGTTCATTTTCGCTCCGAGGTGCAATATGCTACTATCAGAAGATGTCCCCATGCTAAGGATCACGGCGATCCATGGCGCtctgacgatgacgatgacgacgataTCAATGCTGAATATAACAATGACGAGGACTCGGATGATCTGCGCTTTGTTTGCCTTACCAAGAAAGCCGAATCATTACTACGACGACTCGAGGACACCCAATTGCGCAGCTTCAGGTAGACACTCGTTATTCGTACCGTGTTCATTCTACCAGACAACTGACACTCTTGTTTAGCTGGAACTTGGGTACATGCGTTCCACCTGAAATTCTCGGTGCCGATGGTGTTATCCCGCAAAAACAGCCCCTAATTCGATCCTTACGCTTGACAACCGACTTTACCTGCCTTCACTATTTCGATGCAGAATGCGGGATAGATCTATCACGTTTCCGCCAGCTTCGTCAACTAAGTTGGAAGGCACCTAATGCTGATAATCTCGACACCCTTTCCGTCGCTATCCGAAATAATTCAACGCatctggagaagctggagtTAGATTTCGTACACTGGCAAAAACTTCAGGATGACCTAGGTTATTACGATGATAACGATGACACTAGTGGCATTTTGCCACAAAATTACTTCATTCGCAGAGTTCTCTTTTTGAATAAACGCTCTCCGCGTCCTTTGTTACCAGCAAACCGCGTCCTACTCCTTTCACAGGTGCCCATTGCAGCTGAGATGACAGACGTCATCAATTTCGACATCCTTGTTTCCCTGACGCTGCGGATCTGCCTCGGCTGGGACCGATTTTTACAGCGTGTCATACAGCTCAACGTTCCGATAAATCTGAAGACACTCGAGATTCAAGAATCGAGCAGTGTATCATGTAGCTGGACGGAGGATATCCTCGCAGATTTCCTGAATGCATTTGAGGGACTTGAAGAGCTTTACATAAGTCACGTAGGGCCGGTTCCAGGCCTTGGTTTCTGGAACCGTATCATCCATCGTCATACAACGCTCAAAAGGTTTGTACATCACCAGAGAACCATCGATATTGACGATGAGTCACCTCACTTTGAAGAGGAGCATGACTTATCCGATCTTGCCATTCTCGGACGCGAATTGCGCCAGATAAAAGAAGCCCCTTCGCAGAATCCCTTGGCTTGGCTCAATCTTGAATTCATTGGACTAGCCTGTGTCCCTGAACGTTTGGTGAGTGCCTGCGAGCTCCCTCCCATATGCCACTCCTAATAGCAACATCCTGTAGAAATACCTGCTGCTTCCTTTCAAGTCGAAGACCTCCTTGAAGGTACTCCACATTCGCCAGTCAGGTTCAGACCTTAAACACTACGCATCCTGGGCCGTGGAGGGGCAGGATCGTACCTCGAGACAAGGAAGTGTGGCTTCGCATAATAGTATGGAGTCTGTACCCTGGACTGACTCGAGCGTCACAAGTCTACCTACCGAGATGGAGGACGCGACTGTAAGACACGAGGCTTGGCTTAGGCATAGAATGCGGAATGAATTTTGCCGCTTCGCTGAGTGGGTGTTTGGACCATATGGAATTAGCTCGCTGCAGATCATGGCATTCGGAGACTTTGCCTATGGAGGCCGCTCAATCACGAATAACTTCCATTTCGGCAGAAACACAGAGGGAAACAGTCATTTCCGCCTCCTCAGCGAATACGAACCAGAGTGGAAGAATATCCGAGACGAGTATCTCAATGCATTAGGTGCTTGTCCAGTTGAGCCACTTCTTGGAGATTGATGCGGCTAAGGTGCAAGGAATCTGGTCATCACACTCCCACACCTGCCAGAAAGGCTTATGTCTTACACCATATCTAGCCAATCAGCGGCCTCATTTCAATTTGTGGAACAGGTGCAATCAGACCTTCACCGATTTTGCTACGCTGTTCAAGAGCCACCGGGCCAGTCTAGCATGACGGACGACTCATCTAGGCCACGCTCTAGGACAGCATGTCCTCATAGCACCTCATGGCAATCACATGATATTAAGACTCTTTGAGGGCGAGAGAGCATTCAATTGATCTGGTCTTCATAGCTAAATGTCTGCGCCCTAGGTTGgacttgatgatgacggACTCTCTGGACTATCGGTCCCCGACGAGTCTTCAGTTTTGTGCAGTACCGAACCTGCAGGGACTCCTTTGAACGTGTAGGGAATTGGCGACTGTGTCCTTGGTGAATTCGGTGAATTTCTGTCCACGGTAGCTGCTGCTCTTCCTTCAACGCAGCGATCAGATTATCTTCATCCAGAGTAAATTTGGCTCTTGTTGCGGAGTCATCAGTTGTCCGTTTAGGACGATCTGAGCCATCGAGCTTGTTGCGCCTCTTCGGGATCGCCCGGCCAAGTTGACTGTGTGTTGCGCATAAATTCCAGTCAAACTGCAACTGGAACGTGGCCACACCATTTAATGTGATACGTTTTAGAAGAACATTATGTAGTGGCCACTCTCCAAACTCCGCCATGCCGACGTTATCTTGAGAATCAGTAGTCGCAGTGTCAGCAACTGGTGACTCGGAGCTGTTTAGCGCTGGCGTTGATGTATGGGGCTCAACTCGTATCGTACTGTCTACTGAACAGGGGCGGCTTCTACTTTCTTCATCGCGCTCATTACCATCTTTCGACGATCGATCAACCTTGCGGCgtttcggcggcggcggctcaaCGGAATTGTCCCCCAGCTGGTGATTACCACCTGTGAAGCTTGGTCCACAACCTAGAGTAGGGCGATGCtcgtcggccttggctcTACGACCATCGCTGGTACCATGTGGAACCTCTATGTCGGCCAGTGAAGCCCGCTTACGCAACCTTTGATCGGGATTTGCAGCACGCATGAGGCATCCCCGAATTTCGCCTGGGTCGCTTTTACTCCCAACCGCCCGCCAAGACGGGTTCGAAGCCGCCGAACAGCTGGGGCTGTCGGAAGCATAGCAATTCAGTGCCAAACCCAGTCCATCCCGGGGCAACAGAGAATTTTCTGGTGCGACAGTGTCTGATGCATCTGGTGCGCTACCAAGATCAATAAGAGGATAGCATGTTGAGCCAcagtcaaggacaagaccagTGAGAGCAGGGTCAATGGGATATAGCTCGCTGTTTCTGTAGTCCGAAAGCATATTCTCGTCCGGTGTCGTAATAGGTGTAGATTGAGATCCAAAGGATGTTGAAGACGGACTTGAAGGACTGGCTAGTTGAGGAGCCAGATTTTCCACGTCATCAGTCTTCTCGGGGTCGGATACTATCGCCGGTGCTTGTTGCTGAAATCCGTCAATTCCCATCTCGCATTCACAGCTTGATGCTCGGGACCTTGCTAGGTTTCTGTCAGCTGTGGCTCTGTTGGAAGAGAAGCTATGACGTTCACTTACCCACGTCATCTACCGAGAAGTCTTGTTGACGAGGCACAGTTGGAAGTCTGACCGCATTGTCTAATTGCCAGGTTCCCATATTGCCATTAGCATTAGCAGTGTTATTGTCAGTGCCGTCTGGTGATTCACAACTGGATATGCAAGTCGGCCCATCCATAGATAGCTCGTGGACATATGGTGAAACAATAGGTTTAGATCTCGCAGAGCCGACAAGAGTCCTATGTTTTCTGCGTGGTTGAGTCCAGAAAAATTGGTTGTCCAGAGAGACTCCAGGCGCCATTGCGAGACACCAAGTGTTggcaaaataaaatacaagCGTGATCTTCAACGAGAGTTTAAGAACAGATAGGTTTCTCGCTTATTCAACGCAGGAATGTATTAATAGTACGGTAAAACATCAGGAGAGCATGAGGTTTACAGGCTGCACGCTGCCAGGACCTATAGCCAGCCATTTTATACTCGTTTGGTCACAGACGCCCCGAGGCCGGCTCTAAGCCTGAGCAATGTATTGTGCCGGTCCTAAAAATACAGCAACCAACTTACTCCCTCAAACGCAGATATCCGTAATACTGCCGTCTCCTGCATGCGCGGCCAGATGATTTCTGTCTCGGGAAACTTCCGACTGTTGGATCAGAAGAAATAGTCCAAATCACTTGAGCCGTCCGTAGATCTGAGCCGTATCCGTGAGCAAATGCATGAAGCTCCCCAATGCAAAAGTGGATAAACAGTTGCGTCGATGAAATGCTGCATGGAAACTACATTGCAAAATACACGCTTGTGCCATGGGCTGCGGAGTTTTGATTGGGTCGAGAGAGTAGATCGTCATGAAGGCTAGGCAGACTGTTGAAAATACAGGCTAGCTGCATGAAGCTGAACCGCACGGATTGCACGTCTGACGAATGCGATGATGAAGCGCCCTCACGTGGTCCAAGACATAGCCTCATGGCTGGTTTTAGCTCGGTGGATTATCGTACGATTCGGAGATGACGCGTAAGCTCGTATGATTGCAGGAGGCCAGGCGGTCGCTCAGGCCTTGTAGGTTGAAGCCGGTCAGGTTGACTTCCTGCAGAGGCGAATGTCAGACTTCTGCCAACGGCCAGCAAGTTTCTGTTACTCCAACGCTTTGGCAAATTTCATGGCGAGAAGATGCCCAAGGGCCGTCATAATGGGATTCACTTGTCCATTTCGATTCAGAAATATGTGTGTAACTTCAGCGAACAAATGGTGGATGGTGGGCGAACCCAACCCGGTCGTTAAGGGCACAAGTGATTGGTACGTGTATGGGGTCGGGGGTTCGGTAATATCCGTCAATTCGCCTTGTTGGCTGTGCAGAAAAAAATGCGAGTAGAAAGCAACGACGCAAAAAAAGGACGGGAATGGCAAGGAGGAGGGGGTGAAGGACAGAGTCAAGTTGAGGAGGATGGACAGAGGTCGGCGAAAGGGAGAGGGAAGAGAGGGGGGTCTTTATAGGTGTGGTCAAAAGCAGCGACGCGACCGACATGGGTGGGGTGGGTGCCGCCAAACCCGGCGGGGAAGGCCGCGACACtgatattatataattataaaaacttaaaaaatattaaatcATTATATTCTATCTCGCCGGCTACACACAATAGTCAAGTAACTAACTATCCACCACCACTAACATCAAGACTGTTGAAGTGTCCTTTCAGCCAAGTAGCGCCGGTTTCTCGTTGAGCCGTTCTCCTCGCCCTATTTGGTCATACTACCAGAGAAAGTCCCGAGCAAAGGAAATGCAAATGTCAATACTataaatggaaaagagagCAACCCAATAGCATAAAGCATTCGAAGGCGAGGTACAAGTACTCACACATTTCACGCCACTTATTGTCAAGGAACAACTTGAACAATGTATAACGTTGCGCCTCACTTTGGTAGTCCAGTCCAGTTCGGATGGTCCTTCGAATCCTAGTCCTAGCAACAAATGAAAGCGATTAGCAAACGCGACAGAGATGTTAGCGAGAGTGCCGATTTCCACTACTCCTGGCTAGGCAAATCGGGCACCATAGGAGGAAGGTCGCCCGGGGGCGCCTCGACAGCTTCGACAGACGTCGTGCCGGGATGCTCGACTGCGACAGTGATATCAAAGGAGGTATGGAGCGGCTGCAGCGACCCCTTTGCAGCCCCGGCAatggtggccttggccttgcccgCGGCTCGGGCGTAGAAAACGAACCTGCCCTCCTCGTCTGGCGGGCCTCGCGGCACCAGCACTTCGATGTTGTCGCTAAACGACGTCATGGAGGCAAACCGATCCGTGTCCACGGCAACACGCAGCTCTTTGCCGATATGCACCACATCTGGCAGGCTGGCCCAGTCAGGCTTGATGCCGGTCGGCAGGTGAGGGGCCGCCTCGCGAGAGGCCAGCTGCGCATCGATGTCGGCCGCGAGGGCGGAGATGTCAACCTCTAGCTCGAGCTTGGGCTCGGGCTCGCTGGAGAAGTACTGGGCGTGGATGAACAGGTTGCCGCGGATCCAGAAAGCGCTTGTGGCGGTGCGGAAGCTGTAGGCGCCGAGGCGCGGCCCGTCCGTATGGACGACAGCCGATAGCGGATGGATCTGGATGCTCGCTAGGAGGGAGACGAGGGCGTGCATGGGGCCCTCGAAGTCCTCGAAGGCGTCAATTGTCACGGTAGCTGTGTCACTGCCGTGGCGGAAGGCGTAGGTGGTGTGAGAGGACGTCTCGAAGACGGATGTGGTGGTgccggcagcggcaagattCTTGCTCACGGCACTGCGGAGGGTTGCGTCCTGCACGTCGACCCGATTGAATTCCGGCTTGGCTGCATCCGGTACCTTGCCCTTTTCCACCAGGGTCTCGATCTCCTTGGCAAGCTCCTCGGGGATCATGGCGGAGAGAGGGGCAGGTCTTCCCCACGGGTTGTAGACGCCAATGCGTTGTAGACTCGTGGATGGGTTGAGGGCTACAAGGATGCGATTAGCGTTAGAATACAGACAGAGCAACATGAACATTGTGGTCAAGCACA harbors:
- the ATAD3C gene encoding ATPase family AAA domain-containing protein 3C, which produces MDSNKKAHVADMSWPFSPPRPTAPTSPATSIASDTVSDREVDSMASAERFVNAIEKLITAKLSDNPSSSDEAVEPVRRTVRPSRASTLAFKRVEEAWDDKTYKYKIVEAAKSSVGDLDQYVFVVRERIDRRTCEKTPFIDIKSPSLRDILREACRDIRGVSLAEDAPSVEQNVLFHVRRFLRCRQDRAVDIQDTVTQSHLDLLVGYIDTTFRSVEDHLSALLVKGEITYDLLWALFEPNTEVYTTCPGTGAPRCVLYNHCEEMQEMDGSKFMHLETRFLSTNGKFLGEASDRSRIPFFRGAKRIELLPAYPLQYHPNRERVARELTQCGRRFVSLIGAHHRQYIGTAFYVDKEGEIVKRHVKGRIMVDAVCFQEQNPNHPVPRVRNVRPRLSDIGPGETASLEHLDVAQLEEIDLLICSATVLGFCLGTKTFLEFAVAHISDISWSPSSYEDVKMPEQQKKPIWALAETFLSRDKTSAFKDLIQGKGRGINFLLYGPPGVGKTLTAETIAESYKRPLYTVPAGQIGVDPVGVERVLTTIFKIASRWKAILLLDEADVFLAQRSDSPHANALVSVFLRELEQYDGILFLTTNRVQSFDEAMISRIHLALHYEPLGKDARKAVWQYFLEQAITKSGTPDCQKLIDSLADVDLNGRELWRADLKALSRTSRYMHELVASKLWQSVAIKPRSEYDLHRISVAAFPQSCLQLAKEVHFRSEVQYATIRRCPHAKDHGDPWRSDDDDDDDINAEYNNDEDSDDLRFVCLTKKAESLLRRLEDTQLRSFSWNLGTCVPPEILGADGVIPQKQPLIRSLRLTTDFTCLHYFDAECGIDLSRFRQLRQLSWKAPNADNLDTLSVAIRNNSTHLEKLELDFVHWQKLQDDLGYYDDNDDTSGILPQNYFIRRVLFLNKRSPRPLLPANRVLLLSQVPIAAEMTDVINFDILVSLTLRICLGWDRFLQRVIQLNVPINLKTLEIQESSSVSCSWTEDILADFLNAFEGLEELYISHVGPVPGLGFWNRIIHRHTTLKRFVHHQRTIDIDDESPHFEEEHDLSDLAILGRELRQIKEAPSQNPLAWLNLEFIGLACVPERLKYLLLPFKSKTSLKVLHIRQSGSDLKHYASWAVEGQDRTSRQGSVASHNSMESVPWTDSSVTSLPTEMEDATVRHEAWLRHRMRNEFCRFAEWVFGPYGISSLQIMAFGDFAYGGRSITNNFHFGRNTEGNSHFRLLSEYEPEWKNIRDEYLNALGACPVEPLLGD